The following are encoded in a window of Cucurbita pepo subsp. pepo cultivar mu-cu-16 chromosome LG12, ASM280686v2, whole genome shotgun sequence genomic DNA:
- the LOC111807196 gene encoding uncharacterized protein LOC111807196 isoform X3 yields the protein MISKVKTLEPYASCPILFLIMIKVEDCVQELLKFVLQSSINQTLDFDLGLSTAFCSGLLKHDPSTSNSLPDSTAGVPPYPLYKCLSSALWDSICYGSFCPMYKRMLMTNGESSLKQKEEEWLKLIMDKGSEMVELKDGQKSIEGKYALAKYDRLEPGMLIIFNKCLVFEISDVRRYVSIYDMLESENLQSILPGVESIDEGLQILNFLNEEEEEIADGVLAICISSVPLQPYISLAAIISELSYEGLQGLLGLTHTAGTVPDVLPPPRSALLSSFILPYKPEGKGIKLTHGAKALAKHHHRSSSKYWGTFHGNDSDKNRLAMNTIVHLIAHSCWLNIHMVAPHGIVFEIRIAEGYGARWSNDGNKFIGFLEPYMEDGHWKRWKH from the exons ATG ATTTCGAAGGTGAAAACATTGGAGCCCTACGCATCTTGTCCAATACTCTTTCTGATTATGATCAAGGTCGAGGACTGCGTGCAGGAGTTGCTCAAGTTCGTTTTGCAATCTTCCATTAACCAAACCCTAGACTTTGATTTGGGTCTCTCCACTGCCTTCTGCTCTGGTCTCCTTAAACATGATCCGTCCACTTCCAATTCGTTACCAGACTCCACAGCGG GAGTTCCTCCATATCCTTTATACAAGTGTTTATCATCAGCTTTGTGGGATTCCATCTGTTATGGCTCCTTCTGTCCAATGTATAAGAGAATGTTGATGACGAATGGAGAAAGTTCTTTAAAGCAGAAAGAGGAAGAATGGCTGAAGCTGATTATGGATAAGGGGTCTGAAATGGTAGAG CTAAAAG ATGGCCAAAAATCAATCGAAGGAAAGTACGCTTTGGCCAAATATGAtag ACTTGAACCAGGAATGCTGATTATCTTCAATAAGTGTCTTGTATTTGAAATCTCG GATGTTCGCCGGTATGTGTCAATTTATGATATGTTGGAGTCTGAAAATCTTCAAAGCATCCTGCCTGGAGTTGAAAGCATTGACGAAG GTCTGCAaatattgaactttttgaacgaagaagaggaagaaatagCTGACGGTGTTCTTGCTATATGTATTTCAAGTGTGCCACTTCAGCCTTACATTTCTTTAGCTGCAATAATCTCA GAGTTGAGTTATGAAGGCCTTCAAGGTCTTCTTGGTTTGACACATACCGCAGGAACGGTTCCTGATGTTCTTCCCCCACCAAGATCAGCTCTTTtatcttcatttattcttcCATATAAACCTGAG GGCAAAGGCATAAAGTTAACTCATGGAGCTAAGGCATTGGCAAAGCATCATCATCGATCTAGTAGTAAATATTGGGGTACTTTTCATGGAAACG ATTCGGATAAGAATCGGCTTGCCATGAATACAATTGTTCACTTGATAGCTCATAGTTGCTGGTTGAATATTCATATGGTTGCACCACATGGAATAGTCTTTGAGATAAGGATAGCAGAAGGGTACGGTGCCAGGTGGTCGAACGATGGAAACAAG TTCATTGGATTTCTAGAGCCATACATGGAAGATGGGCATTGGAAGAGATGGAAGCACTAA
- the LOC111807327 gene encoding protein SHORT-ROOT-like: protein MDITFFTAKEAPTTFFNQSHDHHHHLHFSNLDMQSSTSHSSEYSPEQSPSAAAAAAATTLAATGKWSSTLLKECARAISEKDSNKIHHFLWMLNELASPYGDSDQKMASYFLQALFCKATETGLTCYKTLVAIADKNHSFDTSLKLILKFQEASPWTTFGHVASNGAILEALEGETKLHIIDISNTLCTQWPTLLESLATRNDDTPHLKLTVVTTTTIVKSLMKEIGQRMEKFARLMGVPFDFNPITNLENLTDLTKEALKVEEDEAIAINCIGALRRVRIEERNNVISMLKSLKPRVLTIVEEEADFISSKNNFLKCFEECLRFYTLYFDMLEDSFVTTSNERLVLERECSRSIVRLLGCDESEEQMGSERREKGKQWSKRLKESAFSLAEFSEDVLDDVKALLKRYKPGWALLRRATITTTTTAAATGEVHERDDDSCGVYLTWKEEPVVWVSAWKP from the exons ATGGACATAACTTTTTTCACAGCCAAAGAAGCCCCCACAACCTTCTTCAACCAAAgccatgatcatcatcatcatcttcactTCTCCAACTTAGACATGCAAAGCTCCACCAGCCATTCCTCCGAGTACTCGCCCGAACAATCTCCGTccgctgctgctgctgctgctgctactACTTTGGCCGCCACCGGAAAATGGTCCTCCACCCTTCTCAAGGAGTGTGCTAGAGCCATCTCTGAAAAAGACTCCAACAAAATCCACCATTTTCTTTGGATGTTGAACGAGCTAGCTTCCCCTTATGGTGACTCCGATCAGAAAATGGCTTCCTACTTCCTCCAAGCTCTCTTCTGCAAGGCCACTGAAACTGGCCTCACTTGCTATAAAACCCTTGTCGCCATCGCCGACAAGAATCATTCCTTCGACACTTCCCTCAAGCTCATCCTCAAATTCCAAGAG GCAAGTCCATGGACAACATTCGGGCACGTCGCATCGAACGGTGCGATTCTCGAAGCTCTCGAGGGAGAAACCAAGCTCCATATCATTGACATAAGCAACACCCTTTGCACCCAATGGCCAACCCTACTAGAATCCCTAGCCACGCGCAATGATGACACTCCACATCTCAAGCTCACCGTGGTCACAACAACAACCATTGTTAAGTCTCTAATGAAGGAAATAGGGCAAAGAATGGAGAAATTCGCAAGGTTAATGGGAGTCCCGTTCGATTTTAACCCGATAACGAATCTCGAAAACTTAACCGACCTTACAAAAGAAGCACTCaaagtagaagaagatgaagccATTGCCATAAATTGCATTGGAGCTTTAAGAAGAgtgagaattgaagaaagaaacaatgtGATATCAATGTTGAAATCATTAAAGCCTCGAGTTTTAACAATTGTAGAGGAAGAAGCGGATTTCATTAGCTCAAAAAACAACTTCTTGAAGTGTTTTGAAGAATGTCTTCGATTCTACACTCTTTACTTTGACATGTTGGAAGATAGCTTTGTGACAACAAGCAATGAGAGATTGGTATTAGAAAGAGAATGTTCAAGAAGCATTGTGAGGCTTTTGGGGTGCGATGAAAGTGAAGAACAAATGGGGAgtgagagaagagaaaaaggaaaacaatggAGCAAAAGGCTGAAAGAATCAGCCTTTTCATTAGCTGAATTTAGTGAAGATGTATTGGATGATGTTAAGGCTTTGCTCAAGAGGTACAAACCCGGTTGGGCGCTTCTGCGTCGAGccaccatcaccaccaccaccaccgccgccgccaccggAGAAGTACACGAAAGAGACGACGATTCATGTGGAGTTTACTTGACATGGAAGGAAGAACCAGTGGTGTGGGTTTCAGCATGGAAACCCTAG
- the LOC111807196 gene encoding uncharacterized protein LOC111807196 isoform X5, whose translation MISKVKTLEPYASCPILFLIMIKVEDCVQELLKFVLQSSINQTLDFDLGLSTAFCSGLLKHDPSTSNSLPDSTAGVPPYPLYKCLSSALWDSICYGSFCPMYKRMLMTNGESSLKQKEEEWLKLIMDKGSEMVEQIFKTLILELHVDEHFFMQLKDGQKSIEGKYALAKYDRLEPGMLIIFNKCLVFEISDVRRYVSIYDMLESENLQSILPGVESIDEGLQILNFLNEEEEEIADGVLAICISSVPLQPYISLAAIISELSYEGLQGLLGLTHTAGTVPDVLPPPRSALLSSFILPYKPEGKGIKLTHGAKALAKHHHRSSSKYWGTFHGNVYLTDHPL comes from the exons ATG ATTTCGAAGGTGAAAACATTGGAGCCCTACGCATCTTGTCCAATACTCTTTCTGATTATGATCAAGGTCGAGGACTGCGTGCAGGAGTTGCTCAAGTTCGTTTTGCAATCTTCCATTAACCAAACCCTAGACTTTGATTTGGGTCTCTCCACTGCCTTCTGCTCTGGTCTCCTTAAACATGATCCGTCCACTTCCAATTCGTTACCAGACTCCACAGCGG GAGTTCCTCCATATCCTTTATACAAGTGTTTATCATCAGCTTTGTGGGATTCCATCTGTTATGGCTCCTTCTGTCCAATGTATAAGAGAATGTTGATGACGAATGGAGAAAGTTCTTTAAAGCAGAAAGAGGAAGAATGGCTGAAGCTGATTATGGATAAGGGGTCTGAAATGGTAGAG CAGATATTTAAAACTCTTATCCTTGAACTTCATGTCGATGAACATTTCTTTATGCAGCTAAAAG ATGGCCAAAAATCAATCGAAGGAAAGTACGCTTTGGCCAAATATGAtag ACTTGAACCAGGAATGCTGATTATCTTCAATAAGTGTCTTGTATTTGAAATCTCG GATGTTCGCCGGTATGTGTCAATTTATGATATGTTGGAGTCTGAAAATCTTCAAAGCATCCTGCCTGGAGTTGAAAGCATTGACGAAG GTCTGCAaatattgaactttttgaacgaagaagaggaagaaatagCTGACGGTGTTCTTGCTATATGTATTTCAAGTGTGCCACTTCAGCCTTACATTTCTTTAGCTGCAATAATCTCA GAGTTGAGTTATGAAGGCCTTCAAGGTCTTCTTGGTTTGACACATACCGCAGGAACGGTTCCTGATGTTCTTCCCCCACCAAGATCAGCTCTTTtatcttcatttattcttcCATATAAACCTGAG GGCAAAGGCATAAAGTTAACTCATGGAGCTAAGGCATTGGCAAAGCATCATCATCGATCTAGTAGTAAATATTGGGGTACTTTTCATGGAAACG TGTACTTGACTGATCATCCTTTGTAA
- the LOC111807196 gene encoding uncharacterized protein LOC111807196 isoform X2 encodes MISKVKTLEPYASCPILFLIMIKVEDCVQELLKFVLQSSINQTLDFDLGLSTAFCSGLLKHDPSTSNSLPDSTAGVPPYPLYKCLSSALWDSICYGSFCPMYKRMLMTNGESSLKQKEEEWLKLIMDKGSEMVEIFKTLILELHVDEHFFMQLKDGQKSIEGKYALAKYDRLEPGMLIIFNKCLVFEISDVRRYVSIYDMLESENLQSILPGVESIDEGLQILNFLNEEEEEIADGVLAICISSVPLQPYISLAAIISELSYEGLQGLLGLTHTAGTVPDVLPPPRSALLSSFILPYKPEGKGIKLTHGAKALAKHHHRSSSKYWGTFHGNDSDKNRLAMNTIVHLIAHSCWLNIHMVAPHGIVFEIRIAEGYGARWSNDGNKFIGFLEPYMEDGHWKRWKH; translated from the exons ATG ATTTCGAAGGTGAAAACATTGGAGCCCTACGCATCTTGTCCAATACTCTTTCTGATTATGATCAAGGTCGAGGACTGCGTGCAGGAGTTGCTCAAGTTCGTTTTGCAATCTTCCATTAACCAAACCCTAGACTTTGATTTGGGTCTCTCCACTGCCTTCTGCTCTGGTCTCCTTAAACATGATCCGTCCACTTCCAATTCGTTACCAGACTCCACAGCGG GAGTTCCTCCATATCCTTTATACAAGTGTTTATCATCAGCTTTGTGGGATTCCATCTGTTATGGCTCCTTCTGTCCAATGTATAAGAGAATGTTGATGACGAATGGAGAAAGTTCTTTAAAGCAGAAAGAGGAAGAATGGCTGAAGCTGATTATGGATAAGGGGTCTGAAATGGTAGAG ATATTTAAAACTCTTATCCTTGAACTTCATGTCGATGAACATTTCTTTATGCAGCTAAAAG ATGGCCAAAAATCAATCGAAGGAAAGTACGCTTTGGCCAAATATGAtag ACTTGAACCAGGAATGCTGATTATCTTCAATAAGTGTCTTGTATTTGAAATCTCG GATGTTCGCCGGTATGTGTCAATTTATGATATGTTGGAGTCTGAAAATCTTCAAAGCATCCTGCCTGGAGTTGAAAGCATTGACGAAG GTCTGCAaatattgaactttttgaacgaagaagaggaagaaatagCTGACGGTGTTCTTGCTATATGTATTTCAAGTGTGCCACTTCAGCCTTACATTTCTTTAGCTGCAATAATCTCA GAGTTGAGTTATGAAGGCCTTCAAGGTCTTCTTGGTTTGACACATACCGCAGGAACGGTTCCTGATGTTCTTCCCCCACCAAGATCAGCTCTTTtatcttcatttattcttcCATATAAACCTGAG GGCAAAGGCATAAAGTTAACTCATGGAGCTAAGGCATTGGCAAAGCATCATCATCGATCTAGTAGTAAATATTGGGGTACTTTTCATGGAAACG ATTCGGATAAGAATCGGCTTGCCATGAATACAATTGTTCACTTGATAGCTCATAGTTGCTGGTTGAATATTCATATGGTTGCACCACATGGAATAGTCTTTGAGATAAGGATAGCAGAAGGGTACGGTGCCAGGTGGTCGAACGATGGAAACAAG TTCATTGGATTTCTAGAGCCATACATGGAAGATGGGCATTGGAAGAGATGGAAGCACTAA
- the LOC111807196 gene encoding uncharacterized protein LOC111807196 isoform X6: protein MISKVKTLEPYASCPILFLIMIKVEDCVQELLKFVLQSSINQTLDFDLGLSTAFCSGLLKHDPSTSNSLPDSTAGVPPYPLYKCLSSALWDSICYGSFCPMYKRMLMTNGESSLKQKEEEWLKLIMDKGSEMVEQIFKTLILELHVDEHFFMQLKDGQKSIEGKYALAKYDRLEPGMLIIFNKCLVFEISDVRRYVSIYDMLESENLQSILPGVESIDEGLQILNFLNEEEEEIADGVLAICISSVPLQPYISLAAIISELSYEGLQGLLGLTHTAGTVPDVLPPPRSALLSSFILPYKPEETLNQASPAVPLPLVASS from the exons ATG ATTTCGAAGGTGAAAACATTGGAGCCCTACGCATCTTGTCCAATACTCTTTCTGATTATGATCAAGGTCGAGGACTGCGTGCAGGAGTTGCTCAAGTTCGTTTTGCAATCTTCCATTAACCAAACCCTAGACTTTGATTTGGGTCTCTCCACTGCCTTCTGCTCTGGTCTCCTTAAACATGATCCGTCCACTTCCAATTCGTTACCAGACTCCACAGCGG GAGTTCCTCCATATCCTTTATACAAGTGTTTATCATCAGCTTTGTGGGATTCCATCTGTTATGGCTCCTTCTGTCCAATGTATAAGAGAATGTTGATGACGAATGGAGAAAGTTCTTTAAAGCAGAAAGAGGAAGAATGGCTGAAGCTGATTATGGATAAGGGGTCTGAAATGGTAGAG CAGATATTTAAAACTCTTATCCTTGAACTTCATGTCGATGAACATTTCTTTATGCAGCTAAAAG ATGGCCAAAAATCAATCGAAGGAAAGTACGCTTTGGCCAAATATGAtag ACTTGAACCAGGAATGCTGATTATCTTCAATAAGTGTCTTGTATTTGAAATCTCG GATGTTCGCCGGTATGTGTCAATTTATGATATGTTGGAGTCTGAAAATCTTCAAAGCATCCTGCCTGGAGTTGAAAGCATTGACGAAG GTCTGCAaatattgaactttttgaacgaagaagaggaagaaatagCTGACGGTGTTCTTGCTATATGTATTTCAAGTGTGCCACTTCAGCCTTACATTTCTTTAGCTGCAATAATCTCA GAGTTGAGTTATGAAGGCCTTCAAGGTCTTCTTGGTTTGACACATACCGCAGGAACGGTTCCTGATGTTCTTCCCCCACCAAGATCAGCTCTTTtatcttcatttattcttcCATATAAACCTGAG gaaacatTGAATCAGGCTTCTCCTGCTGTTCCCTTGCCTCTAGTTGCATCCTCGTAA
- the LOC111807196 gene encoding uncharacterized protein LOC111807196 isoform X4 produces the protein MIKVEDCVQELLKFVLQSSINQTLDFDLGLSTAFCSGLLKHDPSTSNSLPDSTAGVPPYPLYKCLSSALWDSICYGSFCPMYKRMLMTNGESSLKQKEEEWLKLIMDKGSEMVEQIFKTLILELHVDEHFFMQLKDGQKSIEGKYALAKYDRLEPGMLIIFNKCLVFEISDVRRYVSIYDMLESENLQSILPGVESIDEGLQILNFLNEEEEEIADGVLAICISSVPLQPYISLAAIISELSYEGLQGLLGLTHTAGTVPDVLPPPRSALLSSFILPYKPEGKGIKLTHGAKALAKHHHRSSSKYWGTFHGNDSDKNRLAMNTIVHLIAHSCWLNIHMVAPHGIVFEIRIAEGYGARWSNDGNKFIGFLEPYMEDGHWKRWKH, from the exons ATGATCAAGGTCGAGGACTGCGTGCAGGAGTTGCTCAAGTTCGTTTTGCAATCTTCCATTAACCAAACCCTAGACTTTGATTTGGGTCTCTCCACTGCCTTCTGCTCTGGTCTCCTTAAACATGATCCGTCCACTTCCAATTCGTTACCAGACTCCACAGCGG GAGTTCCTCCATATCCTTTATACAAGTGTTTATCATCAGCTTTGTGGGATTCCATCTGTTATGGCTCCTTCTGTCCAATGTATAAGAGAATGTTGATGACGAATGGAGAAAGTTCTTTAAAGCAGAAAGAGGAAGAATGGCTGAAGCTGATTATGGATAAGGGGTCTGAAATGGTAGAG CAGATATTTAAAACTCTTATCCTTGAACTTCATGTCGATGAACATTTCTTTATGCAGCTAAAAG ATGGCCAAAAATCAATCGAAGGAAAGTACGCTTTGGCCAAATATGAtag ACTTGAACCAGGAATGCTGATTATCTTCAATAAGTGTCTTGTATTTGAAATCTCG GATGTTCGCCGGTATGTGTCAATTTATGATATGTTGGAGTCTGAAAATCTTCAAAGCATCCTGCCTGGAGTTGAAAGCATTGACGAAG GTCTGCAaatattgaactttttgaacgaagaagaggaagaaatagCTGACGGTGTTCTTGCTATATGTATTTCAAGTGTGCCACTTCAGCCTTACATTTCTTTAGCTGCAATAATCTCA GAGTTGAGTTATGAAGGCCTTCAAGGTCTTCTTGGTTTGACACATACCGCAGGAACGGTTCCTGATGTTCTTCCCCCACCAAGATCAGCTCTTTtatcttcatttattcttcCATATAAACCTGAG GGCAAAGGCATAAAGTTAACTCATGGAGCTAAGGCATTGGCAAAGCATCATCATCGATCTAGTAGTAAATATTGGGGTACTTTTCATGGAAACG ATTCGGATAAGAATCGGCTTGCCATGAATACAATTGTTCACTTGATAGCTCATAGTTGCTGGTTGAATATTCATATGGTTGCACCACATGGAATAGTCTTTGAGATAAGGATAGCAGAAGGGTACGGTGCCAGGTGGTCGAACGATGGAAACAAG TTCATTGGATTTCTAGAGCCATACATGGAAGATGGGCATTGGAAGAGATGGAAGCACTAA
- the LOC111807196 gene encoding uncharacterized protein LOC111807196 isoform X1, giving the protein MISKVKTLEPYASCPILFLIMIKVEDCVQELLKFVLQSSINQTLDFDLGLSTAFCSGLLKHDPSTSNSLPDSTAGVPPYPLYKCLSSALWDSICYGSFCPMYKRMLMTNGESSLKQKEEEWLKLIMDKGSEMVEQIFKTLILELHVDEHFFMQLKDGQKSIEGKYALAKYDRLEPGMLIIFNKCLVFEISDVRRYVSIYDMLESENLQSILPGVESIDEGLQILNFLNEEEEEIADGVLAICISSVPLQPYISLAAIISELSYEGLQGLLGLTHTAGTVPDVLPPPRSALLSSFILPYKPEGKGIKLTHGAKALAKHHHRSSSKYWGTFHGNDSDKNRLAMNTIVHLIAHSCWLNIHMVAPHGIVFEIRIAEGYGARWSNDGNKFIGFLEPYMEDGHWKRWKH; this is encoded by the exons ATG ATTTCGAAGGTGAAAACATTGGAGCCCTACGCATCTTGTCCAATACTCTTTCTGATTATGATCAAGGTCGAGGACTGCGTGCAGGAGTTGCTCAAGTTCGTTTTGCAATCTTCCATTAACCAAACCCTAGACTTTGATTTGGGTCTCTCCACTGCCTTCTGCTCTGGTCTCCTTAAACATGATCCGTCCACTTCCAATTCGTTACCAGACTCCACAGCGG GAGTTCCTCCATATCCTTTATACAAGTGTTTATCATCAGCTTTGTGGGATTCCATCTGTTATGGCTCCTTCTGTCCAATGTATAAGAGAATGTTGATGACGAATGGAGAAAGTTCTTTAAAGCAGAAAGAGGAAGAATGGCTGAAGCTGATTATGGATAAGGGGTCTGAAATGGTAGAG CAGATATTTAAAACTCTTATCCTTGAACTTCATGTCGATGAACATTTCTTTATGCAGCTAAAAG ATGGCCAAAAATCAATCGAAGGAAAGTACGCTTTGGCCAAATATGAtag ACTTGAACCAGGAATGCTGATTATCTTCAATAAGTGTCTTGTATTTGAAATCTCG GATGTTCGCCGGTATGTGTCAATTTATGATATGTTGGAGTCTGAAAATCTTCAAAGCATCCTGCCTGGAGTTGAAAGCATTGACGAAG GTCTGCAaatattgaactttttgaacgaagaagaggaagaaatagCTGACGGTGTTCTTGCTATATGTATTTCAAGTGTGCCACTTCAGCCTTACATTTCTTTAGCTGCAATAATCTCA GAGTTGAGTTATGAAGGCCTTCAAGGTCTTCTTGGTTTGACACATACCGCAGGAACGGTTCCTGATGTTCTTCCCCCACCAAGATCAGCTCTTTtatcttcatttattcttcCATATAAACCTGAG GGCAAAGGCATAAAGTTAACTCATGGAGCTAAGGCATTGGCAAAGCATCATCATCGATCTAGTAGTAAATATTGGGGTACTTTTCATGGAAACG ATTCGGATAAGAATCGGCTTGCCATGAATACAATTGTTCACTTGATAGCTCATAGTTGCTGGTTGAATATTCATATGGTTGCACCACATGGAATAGTCTTTGAGATAAGGATAGCAGAAGGGTACGGTGCCAGGTGGTCGAACGATGGAAACAAG TTCATTGGATTTCTAGAGCCATACATGGAAGATGGGCATTGGAAGAGATGGAAGCACTAA